A window of Primulina huaijiensis isolate GDHJ02 chromosome 9, ASM1229523v2, whole genome shotgun sequence contains these coding sequences:
- the LOC140985046 gene encoding heavy metal-associated isoprenylated plant protein 39-like, which produces MSKKVVLKLQIHDDKEKQKALKTVSRISGIESIAMNMKENKLTVVGDVDPIQLVSKLRKLWATTDILTVGPAKEPEKKKDEEKKDDAKKDAVKKEEDRKKKELEQIAELLTHYRNNYNVNPYYTQHYRVYSAEENPNSCVIS; this is translated from the exons ATGTCCAAG AAAGTGGTGTTGAAATTACAAATACATGATGACAAAGAGAAGCAAAAGGCTTTAAAGACAGTTTCACGTATATCAG ggatTGAATCAATAGCAATGAACATGAAGGAGAATAAATTAACAGTAGTAGGAGATGTGGATCCTATCCAACTGGTGAGCAAGTTGAGAAAACTCTGGGCCACTACTGATATTTTGACAGTAGGGCCAGCGAAAGAGCCAGAGAAGAAGAAAGACGAAGAAAAGAAAGATGACGCCAAAAAAGATGCCGTGAAAAAGGAAGAAGATCGAAAGAAGAAGGAACTCGAACAGATTGCTGAATTATTGACGCATTACAGGAATAATTACAATGTCAATCCTTATTATACACAGCACTACCGTGTTTACAGCGCCGAGGAAAACCCTAATTCTTGTGTTATCTCTTGA